Part of the Streptomyces europaeiscabiei genome is shown below.
GGCACGTCCGCTGACTGCGCGGCGGCCAGAACCTTGCGCGCGAACTGCGTGAGCTGCTGGGGGTCGTAGCCGAAGGTGTTGTTCTGGGTGTTGTCCTGTCCCATCTGGGGCGCGCTCCCGTTAACGGTGTGCTCGCCGTGCGGCCTGGTGCACCCGCTGCTCCGAGCGGAACCGAAGCAGCCTGACGCGAAGCCGTGGCAGAACAGTCGATGCCCCCGCCGCGCCGTATGGCGAGGGCATCCGGCCGGGTTCAGCGGTGCCGACCACGTTCTTCGGACGTCATGTTCACTGGCGTGGCCGGAGGACGTGGAGCAGCGGAGGCGGACGTCGTGCCGCTTGTGGTGCTTTGCTTACGTGCTGCCTGTGCTCGCCTGTTCGGTTGAGCGGTGATGCGCCAGTTGAGGACCTCAGCGGGGCGATCGGCGGTGTCGAGTTCTCGCCGTGCGGCTACTTCGGCCAAGAGGTGTCGGGGGTTGTGGCCGGCGGTCTCGGCGCGGGCGAGGGTCGTGGTCAGGGCGGGCCAGGTGGGATCGGCGAGGACGCGGTCGGCGTGGTCGGGGAGGACTGCACGCAGATCCTGCTCGAAGCGGCTGGCGGTTGTGGCGCGCGGTGCACGACGGGCGAGATCCGCCAAGACCGGCTGGGCGGCCTGCTGGTAGCCGGCCTGCAGATGGCGGAAGGCTTCTTCGGCCGCTGCGGCCTGCTGCTCGTGGCCGCGCTGCTCATGCCACTTGGCGGCCGCGCGCGCCACGTGGAGCGCGGCGAAGATCAGGGCGATGGCGAGTCCGCCCGGATCGTGTGTGGCGTAGGCGAGTTCCTTGGCGGCTTCCCGTAGGGCGGTGGCGGCCTGGTGATCGGCTCGGATCACCGAGTGGCGGGCACGGTTGAACGCCCTTGCGGCGGCTTGCAGTTCGGCTCGGTGCCCGCCGTTGGCGGTGAGGGTCAGGTTGTGGAGGGCGTCGCCGAAGGCATCCAGATGTCCCTGGGCCGCGGCGTCGTCGCCCGAGTCGAGGGCGGTGTGGGCGTCGCGGACGGCGGTCTCGGCGCGGTGCCGCGGTTCGGCTGGGTCTACCGCCTGCTCGGGGCGGTCGGCCAGATCCTGGGTGGGAAGGCGTTCGCAGAGGCGGTTGTAGGACAGGTCGGGAGCGAGCCGTGAGCCGCCGTACCAGACCGGCTCACCTTGGGTGGTGTCGCCGGGAGCGGCCAGGCTGTAGCCGGTCACCTCGCCGGTCTCGGGGCCTATGCGCGGTTTGACCTGGATGCCGAGGGAGCGCAGCACGGTGAAGTACTCGTCGATGCTGCGTACGGCGGCGGCGACCGCGTACGCCTGCTCGCGCAGCCACTCCCGCGCGGTCTCATTTTGGCCCTGGCGTTCCACCTTCGCCCGCTCGGCGCCGGTCGGGGTACGCGGGGCGGTGAGGTCGCCGGACTTCAGGCCGCGCAGCCCGAACTCGGCCTCGATCTTTCGGCATTCGCGCTGTGCCCGCCAGCCGTCCCGGTTCGTACGGGGGCGGCGGCCGTCGGCTCGGACGTTGGTGGCCATGATGTGGATGTGGTCGTCGGCGTGCCGGACCGCGATCCAGCGGCACGCCTTGTCGTCTCCCTCGGGGGGCGATGCCCGTGGCGGCTACGACGCGGCGGGCAACCTCGGCCCACTCAGCGTCGGTGAGGTAGCGGTCGCCGGGCGCGGTGCGCACCGGGCAGTGCCACACATGCTGCGGTGGCTGCTTTCCGCCGAGTTCCCGGGTGCGCAGGTCGACGTGGTGGTCCAGGCGTCGGGCGAGCTGGGTGTAGGTGGCGGAGGGGTCGCGGCCGGGGTCGGGGGCGCCGGCCAAGTCCCAGGCCGCCACGATGTGGGGGTCGGTGTGTTCGTCGCGTCGACCCTTGCCGAAGAGGTAGTTGATCAGGCCGAGCGTGCTGGCGCCGGTGGAGACGTCAGGAACCATGACCAACCCCTTCCGCCAGGAGCCGGTCCATCAGTGCGTAACTGGCCTGGGCGGCCTGCTCAATGCGTTCGAGGACGGCCTTGGCGCGCTCGGGTATCGCGCCGGAGTGGATGGCTGCCGCGACCTGGTTGAGGTTGGTGCCGACCCGGTTCAACGCTTTGGTGTGGGCTTCGATGGCCTCCACCAGCGGGCGGATGGGGTCGTCCTCTGGACTGCCGATCACGCTCGCCTTGCCGAGCGCTACGGCGAGGGCGGCGTCGCCGACGAAGCTGGCGAACTTCTGGTGGCGCCGCCTGGCCTCGGCGTCGATGAGGCGGACCGCGGTCGGTGTGAAGCGGATTTTCTTCTCTTGGTCGCGCTTCTCGGTGGTGCGCTTGCGGTTCATCCGCGCGGGCAGCGCGGGAACGTCCGGCTCACGCCACGAGGGCTGCTCGACGGCGGCGGGCGGTCGACGGGCAGACGGCTCGGCATATGGGGTGACGGAGTCGGTGACGGGCTGCTCGGCGCTGTCGGCGGCAGACGCGGTGCGGGGCTCGTTCACCTCAAGCTCGGGCGCCCGCTGGCGCCCGGCCCCCTCTTCCTCCGCTACCCCAGGGGCGGAGGCAAGCGAGGACGAAGCCCCGTTAGGGGCTCGTTCGCTCCAGCTTGCTGCCGTTCGTCGGTCCCGGTTGAACCAACCCCAGCGGCGGGGAGAAGAGGGGTTCGTGTCGTTCGCAGTGTTCATGTTGGTGCTCCGGTGCAGCGAGGGATGGGGCTGTGTCACGTCCGTCGCATCCGTCGCACGCCTGGTCAGCACAGGTACGGACACGCGGGCAGGTACGGAGAACTCCGTCTCGGCGACAAAGTCCGTCCCCGCGCTGACCTGCGCGGGGACGGATGCGACGCAGTGATACGGACCCCGGTGGGATCAGAGAGCGCGCTTGGGTCCGGCGGGTCCACCGGGCGGGCCGACAGGCAGCGTCCCCGCCGAGGCGGCGGGCGGCTTGCTCTGGGCCATGCGGGCAGGAAAAGCGCCGTGTTCGGGCTCGGGTGCCGCCTCGACGAGGTCGGGGCAGTTGCGATGCGTAGTCCCCAGGCCCGATAGGGGATCACCGTTGCTCGCTGAGCCAGGCAGCGGATCAACTGCGGTGGCCTGCTCCCCGGGGCCGGAGCTGTGGGGACCGACTGGCTCAGCAATGCGGTCCTCGCCCTGGGGACGTGCGGCGGGATTCGATTCGAGCGACAGCATCGTCTGGCCGGGAATGGCGATCGGCGGCCAGATGACCTTCGTGGTGTTCTGCGGGTTGGGGAAGGTGTCTTCCATAGTGCTCCTGGGGTGCGCGCAGGCAGAGGCCCGCTACGCGGGGTGGATTCGTTCGGAAACGCCACTCAGGCGGCGAGGCTCAGCGCAGCGTTGGACGCCCAGGGGCCGAGCACTTTCACTACGGGCTTGTGGTAGCAGACCCGGCGGCCATTTTGGGTCGGGAACTCGACTGTTTGGATGGCGAGTTCGCAAAGCGCTGCGTCGCCATCGCGGCCAGTTGAGTGCGTATCCGTTGCACCCCCTCGGCGAAGCGCCAGGAGGAGGACCTGAAGCGGAACGAGCCGACGTCAGGACATCCGGCCAGGCGGAACAGAAGAGTCGTGACCGGCTGCGGCCCCTGGCCACGCCTGGCCCGCGCCTTGCGTTCGGCCATGGTGGACGGGCACCCACAAGGGTGACCTGCATCAGCTTCCGGGGACAAGAGCACACGCCCGTTGCAGTGGTGTGCGAGGCCACGGGAGTCCCACAGCTTCATCTGCGCCGTCAGCCTGTCTGGATCCTCAATGCGGACTTGGAGACCGGCCTTCTCGGCTACGACTTCGAACTGTTCCGGGCTGGTGGCCAATCGCCGCCGCGGCTCGGCTCCGAGTACGCTCGTGACGCTTTCTGCGGTCTGCGGCGGCACCGTGAGAAGACGCCAGACCGGCTGGGCGATCAGCTTGCCGTCAACGACGCGACCGAAGTCGCAGTCACCGACGACCGGTTCAGATGCCCCGGGCAGCGAGCAGGTCCGAGGGGTGCCGAGTCGCTGGTGACGGCCAGAAAAATCACCGCTGGCCGGCGAAGCGGCGGCCATGCTGAATCCGGGTGCGGGATTGTGCAAGAGACGGGCTCCTGATAGCTGGGAGACGCAGGGGCGCCAGAGCAGCGACGTGGCTGCCCGGCGCCCCCGAGGACACCGTCAATGCTCCGGAGAATGACCGGTTTTCCTAACCGGCGATGTGGGTGTACTCTCCCTCGCTCGTCCCGGATCTGCGGCGCATCAGACCGCTACCGCGAACACCTCCCCCTGCTGTGATTCGCCAGCCTCTGTGTCATCGCCCTTGGTCTGTTCCGGTCGTACGAACTCGACCTTTGCCCGCTTCTCGACAGGCGTCGACCTCCCCGCACCGGACGCCTTCGTGACCACGACCCTGCTCACGAACAACTTGACGAAGTCCCGGCGCTCCTGCGTCGTCGCGGCCTCCCACCACGAGCCCTCGCCCACCGGATCGACGTCTCCCGCGCCGATCGGCAGCCACAGGTGGATCGGGAGCGTGGGCGTCGCCGCCTCCTCCAGCTCTGCGAGGCGTGCTTCCGCCCGCTCCATCCGCCCGAGGAGCCGTTCCCGCCGCTCGCGGAACCGGCGTCGGCCGACCGGGTCGTCGTAGTCGCCGGCCTCTTCTCTGTCGTACAGCTCCTCCAGCGCGTGCTTGGCATCAGCGCGTTCGGTGACGAGACTGCGGCGTTCACCCACGATCTCCGGCTGTTCCGTCTGTGCCGTGTACCGCCGGGCAGCCTCGGCGAGAATGACCGCCGTCTCGGGGTCGTCCTCGGCCGTCTGGATGAGGGCGAAGATCCGCCGGGCAACGTACAGGTCCAGGGCCTGCATGCTGATCGTGCACTCGCCCTCGTGCTGGCCCGGCAGCGCTTTCCGGCGGCGGCAGCGGTACGCGGCCTTGTTGGGCGTGGTCGCGCGGTGTGACGTCATCACTGCGCCGCAGTCGCAGAACAGGAGGTCCATGGCGGAGAGCACGGCGTGCCCCCGGGACAGGCCCTTGCCCTGACCCCTGCCGTCGAGCCACTCCTGCAGTTCATGCCACTCGTCCGGCGTGATGATCGGCGGGTACGCCTGAACCGGCTTCATGGTCTCGGGGTCGCGCTCGATTCGGTAGCTCTCGATGGCGCTGGTCAGCTTGCCGTCTTCCCGGCGCTTGTACACCGGGATTGCCGCATAGCCCGCGATGCGGGGGTCCCGGAGGATGCGCATGGCCGTCTTCGGATCCCAGACGCTGTCTTTTGTCTTCTTGCCGACCCTCTGCCCCTTCGTCGGGACGCCGTCTGCTGTCATCTGGGCGCAGATGCCCGTGAGGGAGCCCGGGTGCCGACGTCCGCCTCCCGGCTGGTACGGCATGTCCTTGTGCTTCTTGATCCGCGCCCACATGTCCTGGATCACCGGGACTTCGTCGGGATCGTGCTCCAGGATCTGGATCACGACTGGCCTGCCCTCGGGCGTCATGCGGGTCACGGGGACCATACGGAAGCCGTACGGCGGTTTCCCGCCCACGTAGCCTCCGAGCTCCAGCGCCGCCTTCTTCGCCGCCCGGACGGCGTCGCTCTTGTTCTTGCTCTCGCTGTGAGCCGCGTCGAGCCGCAGGATCAGATGGATCAGGTCCATCAGATTGCCTTTGCGGAACTCGCCCTCGGTGAGGCTCACGATCGTCACGCCGAGGTTGAGCAGTTCCGTGACGATGGGGATGGCGTCGAGCGGGTCCATCCGCGACAGGCGGCTGATGTAGTAGACGATGATCAGGTTGATCCGGCCGTCGTGGCAGTCCTTCAACAGTCGGTCGAAGTCCGGGCGACCGTCGCCCGTGAACGCGGATATGCCGAGGTCCTCGTACTCGGTGACGCTGACGGCCCCGCGCCGCTTCGCCTCGGCCACGCCCGCAGCGCGCTGTGTGACCGTGCTGACCTCGGACTTGTTGGCGCGCCCCACGGACTGACGCCCATAGACCCCTGCATGGATGTCCATGCCGGTCACCACCCCTGGTCTGATCATGGGGGGACTCTAGCCGATTTTTTGACCCCCCAACTGGTTTCACCCAAGAGCACCCCCTGGCACCCGCACCGCGGCTTCGAGACCGTCACGTACATCATCGACGGGATCTTCGACCACCAGGACAGCCAGGGCGGTGGCGGCACCATCACCAACGGCGACACCCAGTGGATGACGGCCGGCTCGGGCCTCCTCCACATCGAGGCGCCGCCGGAGTCCCTCGTCATGTCCGGCGGTCTCTTCCACGGCATCCAGCTGTGGGTGAACCTCCCGGCCAGGGACAAGATGATGGCCCCGAGGTACCAGGACATCCGCGGCGGCCAGGTCCAGCTGCTCACCACCCCCGACGGCGGCGCGCTCCTGCGCGTCATCGCCGGTGAGCTGGACGGCCACGAGGGACCGGGCGTCACCCACACCCCGATCACCCTGCTCCACGCCACCGTCGCGCCGGGCGCGGAGATCACCCTGCCGTGGCGCGAGGACTTCAACGCCCTCGCGTACGTCCTCGGCGGGCGCGGCACCGTCGGTGCGGACCGGCGTCCGATCCAGCTCGGCCAGACGGCCGTCTTCGGCGCGGGCTCCTCGATCACCTTCCGCGCGGACGAGCAGCAGGACTCCAACGCCCCCGACCTGGAGATCGTGTTGCTCGGCGGGCAGCCGATCCGTGAGCCCATGGCCCACTACGGCCCGTTCGTCATGAACACCCGCGACGAGCTGCAGCAGGCGTTCGAGGACTTCCAGAAGGGACGGCTGGGGACGATCCCGGCGGTTCACGGGATGACCTCCGAGGGGCTGTAGGTCCGCGGCGAAGCTCAGGAAAGCCCCGTCCACACGTCATACGTGGACGGGGCTTCTTCCTGCGCGTTCTCTGTACTCGGTGGAGCGCGCGCCACCAAAGGCGGTAAGGGCGGTAAGGGCGGTAAAGGTGGTAAAGGCGGTAGGGGCTGACCTTCTTCGCCGATCGGGCTACGGAAGTGGTCCGGGTTCACTGCCTTTCGGGTGATCATGCCCACCCGAAAATGACTGGATCGGGTATCTTCCCCCCGCGTAGGTTCTGACATGTACACCCGGTCGGCTGACCTCCGGAACGGGTGGCTCTCAGGGGGAGATCAGTACTCGGATCCGCCTTGGCCTGTGGCCAGGGCGTGATTCGGCGTGCCCGCTGCCCTCACCGTATGAACAGGGGAACGGGGAGAGAAAACATGGGCAGAGTGCTTGATGACAGGGGTTTCCGCCGCCCGGACGCCCCCAGATCCCCGATCGCTTGAGTACCGATGCTCCGCTGCCTCTGATATCCCGCATGGCCGTCACGGCCGTCACGACTGCCTGCTCGGCGGCTGTGGCCGTGGTGCGGCGTCTGCCGCTCTGGTCGGTCCCGACGGGGTGGACTCTCGCGCTCGGCCTGTGGGGGCTGTCCCGGCAGCACACCGTGTGGCGGGACGAGGCCGCGACCTGGCAGGTGGCGCGGCGGTCGGCCGCCGACATCTGGCACATGCTGGGGCAGGTCGATGTCGTCCACGGGTTCTACTACCTGCTGATGCACGGTCTCTTCGAGTGCTTCGGACCCGGCACGACGACCCTGCGGCTGCCCTCTGTGCTGGCCATGGCGGTCGCGGCCGCCTGTGTGACGGTCATCGGCCGCCGGCTGGCCGGGGTCTGGGCGGGCCTGGGGGGCGGGCTGGCGTTCGGGCTGCTGCCGGCCGTGCAGTTCCATCTCCAGGAGGGTCGCCCGTACGCGTTGATCGCGGCGGGCGCGGGAATCTCGACGCTGCTGCTGGTCACCGTGCTCCAGCGGGAGCGGGGCGGCCGAGGGGCGCACCGGGCGGCCTGCTGGGCGGGGTACGGGGCCGCGGTCCTGGTGTGCGGGCTGTTGAACTGGCTGTCGTTGCTGATCGTGCCCGCGCATGCGGCGACCCTGGCGTGGACGGGGGTGTCGCGGGCGACATGGGCACGCTGGGCGGCGGCCTCGGTGGTCGCGACGGCGGGTGTCCTGCCGTTGGTCCTGTTCAGCCGGAGACAGTCCGGCCAGGTGTCCTGGATACCGCCGCTGACCTGGCACATGATGATCGGCCCGGCGATCCTGCTGACGATCGGCGGCATCGGAGCCCTGCTGAACCGGCCGCGGGCGGGGCGGCTGTCGGTGGCGGCCGTCGCGCTGCCGCTGTTGGCGGTGCCGCAGATCGGTCTGCTCGGCCTCTCCCTGTTCCGCCCCCTGTTCCTGGAGCGCTACGTCCTCTTCAGCATGCTCGGGCTGGCGCTCCTGATCGGGGCGGCCCTGAGCGCGGCGGTAGGGGCCGTCCGGCCGCGGTTCCCGAGGGCGTCGTCGTGGCTCGTCCCGGTGGTGGTCGCCGTCGCGGTGGTGGCGCTGTTGCCGCAGTCGCTGGCCAAACGGTCCCCCGCCAGCCGCGTCGACGACGTCCTCGCGACCGCCGAGGACGTGCGACGTCTGAAGCAGCCCGGCGACGCGGTGCTGTTCGCCCCGTCTGCCCGGCGCGACACCGCGCTGGTCTCCCCCGAAGACTTCGCGGGGTTACGGGACATCGCGCTGGCGCGGAGTCCCACGCTGTCCGGGACGCTGAAGGGGGTGGAGGCGGATCCGGCCCGGATACGGGCCGCGATGCTGGCGGAGCGGCGCATCCTGTTGATCACCGACGCGCCCGGCGTGGCCCGGCCGCTGACGGGCGGACGGGACGAGGTGAAGGCCGCCGTGCTGAAGAAGTACTTCACCGTGGTGGCGGACGAACGGACCCATGGGCGGCGGCTGATCGTGTACGAGCGGCTCTGACCGGGGTGGTGCGCCGCCGATGGGGCGGTGAGGATGGCGTCTGACGCGTTCGGCGGCGGTGGGTCGCTGAACTCCGGTACGGTGCGACGAGGCCCGAAGCCGCAACTTCGTTTTGCGACTTCGGGCCTGTCTCATGAGGGCTCCGCCACGGCGTTATGCCAGGACGTGGACCGGTGCCCCGTCCGGGGTGCAGCCCGTCTGTCGGACGCATCCCCGCTTGACGAGCATCCTGAGGCAGTCGTTGACGCGTTCATGGGGCAGCCCCGTACGGGTGGAGATGTCCTCCATGCGGTAACGGGCCTCGCCGCGTACCAGCGCCGGGGCGAGGTAGGCCGCGACCGCGTGGATGTCCTCGGTGACCACGAGGTTCTTCGCCTTCCATGTGGCGAGGAGGTCCTGAGGGGTCAACTCCGGTTCCGGGGTGGGGCGGGGGCGATCGGCCGGGTGCTTGAGGGTGGCGGCGATGTCCTGCAGAGCGTCGGCCATGATGCTCTGGCTGCGGTTGATCTGGCGAAGCAGGTCGTTCCGCTCTTCCTGGAACGCCGTCAGCATCTCGTCCGCCCGGATGTTCCGCTCTTCGAGCCGGACGATGGCGTCGGCCACTTGCTGGGGCATGGCGTAGGCGGTGCCGCCGGTGGGGGCGGGTTGTACGGGGGCGCGTTCGAGGGTGTAGGAGCCGTCGCGCTGGATGGTGGCGATGACTTCGGAGACCCACGTCTTGAAGGGAGCGCATTCGGGCTTGGCGCAACCGTTGACGAGTGCGACGAGCCCGCGCAGGTTCACCGTTTTCATCGACTTTTGCAGCCTGTGAGCTGCAAGTTTGCGTGAGGCGTCTACTGCATAGACGCCCTGTGCAATCTCCTCCAGCCGCCTTGTGCAGTCCGGTGCAACGTGCCAGATGAGTGCCTGGCGCGTGTTTGCGTAGCCCAGGTCCGTGGCCACGTCCGCCGCCACGAACCAGTGTTCCCCGTCCGGGGTCGTCAGCCTCCGCATTCGTGCCCCCGTCGCCGCGAACACGAAGTCGTTGATGTCGATCGCGTCCCGGTGTGCCGTCGGTTCTTCCTGCGGCGTGTCGTTCTGCTCGTGCATCGAGCATCACCTCCGCTCTGGAAGCTAGGCAGGTGGAGGTGCGACTCGTGTCCGTAGCAAGGAGGTTCACCCGATCGTGGGTGGAGTGATCGATTCTGCTGGGTTTGGGGGGCGGGATTCACGGGAGTTTTCGCTCTCGCCGTCTCTCGTGAGGCCTGTGACCTGCGGGTTTGTGCAGAGTGTGCGCTGTATAGACGCCTCGTGCAAACTCGGCGCTTCACCTCGTCCCGGTGGCACGGCCGTTCGGGGCGTGGTCCGCTGGGCGGGTGCAGTTGCTCCCTGAAGCCGTGCGTCGTGTGGCCGCGTGGTGTGCCGTCGTGCTGCTCGTCGCCGGAGTCGGGTACGTCGGTGTCCGGCTGTGCGTGGAGTTCAGGACCGCGGTGACGCCGGTGCTGCTCGCACTGTTGGGGACCGCGTTGCTCGGGCCGTTGCACCGGAGGCTGGTCAGGGCGCGGGTGCAACGGTCGGTGGCGGCGGGGCTCACGTGTGTGGCCGTGGTCGGGGTCGTCGGCGGGGCCGTGTACATCGTGGTCGCGGCGCTGATCGAAACAGGGGACCAGATCGTCGCCTCGCTGCGGAACGCGGCCGACGATCTCGCGTCGCACCTCGGGCCCGCCGGGACCTCGCTCGACGATCTGGCCGCCAACGCGAAGGATCTGCTCACCAGGTTCGGGGGGACGGCGGCGTCCAATGTCATCAGTGGGGTGAGTGTCGTCGGGGAGGCCGTCGCCATGGCCGTACTCGCGTTGTTCCTCGTCTTCTTCTTTCTGCGGGACTCCCATCGGGCCGTGGACACGATCCGGGCGCTGTCGCCGCGTGGCGGCGCGGACACGGTCGAGGCGATCGCGCGGCGGGCCTTCGAGGGGGTCGAGGGGTTCATGCGGGGGACGACGCTCATCGCGTTCATCGACGCGGTCTGTATCACGGTCGGGCTGCTGATCCTGGATGTGCCGGGGGCGGTCGGGCTCGGGGCGCTCGTCTTCGTGGGGGCGTACATCCCCTATCTCGGCGCGTTCGTCTCGGGGGCCGTGGCGGTGCTGGTCGCGCTCGCGGACCGGGGGGTCGTGATCGCGTCGTGGGTTCTCGGGGTGGTGCTCGCGGTGCAGGTGCTGGAAGGGCATGTGCTCATGCCGATGATCCAGAGCCGGACCGTGCAGATGCATCCGGCGGTCGTGATGCTCGCGATCACGGCGGGGGCGTCGGTGGCCGGGGTGCTCGGCATGTTGCTCGCGGTGCCGTTGACGGCGGCCGCGTTCGGGGTGGTGCATGAGCTGAGGGGGCGGTACGCGGCCGTGGGAGGCGGGCCTGAGGCGGCTGGGTGATGGCGAGGCCGCGGGGCGGTGGGGGCTGGGCGCGCGGTTCCCGGCTCCCTCGGACGGAGCGCGGCTGGTGCCGCGGCAGGCAGCCTTTGCCCGTGAAGGGGCGTCGCGACGGGGCGAACGTTGTCTGCCGCGGCACTAGTTCAGCGACCTCCCGTTCGAGCCGTCCGGTGGTGCCGTTTCGTACAGCTCGAACCAGATGCTCTTGCCGTCGCCGCGGGGGTCCACGCCCCAGGCGTCCGCGAGTACGTCCATGAGGACGAGGCCGCGGCCGGAAGAGGCGAGTTCGCCGGGGTGGCGTTTGTGAGGGAGGTCGTCGCTGGCGTCGGTGACCTCGACGCGCATCCGGCGCTTGCCGCCGTCGCCGGTCATCTCGGCGATGAGGAGGGCGTCGGCATCCGTGTGGACGAGGACGTTGGTGAGCATCTCTGACACCAGGAGGACCGCGGAGTCGACCTGGTCGCCGCAGCTCCAGTCGTGGAGCAGCTCGCGTACCTGCTGGCGGGCTCCGGCGATGCGTTCGGGCTCCGCCTGGGCGACGGTCAGCGCGGTGCGGCGTACGGGTGGCCGTACTGCGTTGGTGTCTCCCTGGCCGCGCCCCTCGCTCTCCCGGCACAGCAGCAGCATCGCTATGTCGTCCTCCCGCCGGTCGGCGAGCGGGCCGGGAGTGTGGTGGGACGAAGGGCCGTGCACCCCTTGGACCAGCGCGTCGGCCAACGCCTCCAGCCGGCCCGGCGCCAGGCCGCTCGGCTCAGGGCGGCGAGCGGGTGCGAGGGCGGTCGGCTCAGGGGTCCTCGGCGTGCGGTCGCCGTGCTCCGCGCCGCCTGCCGCGAGCGCATCCGCTGCCACTTCCGGGCGACCCGTTTCGACGTGACCCGGCTCGGGGCCGCGTGCTTCCTCGCCGCCCGCTTCCTGCCTGCCCGCTTCCCGACCGCCCGGCCGCGGACCACCGATGGCCGGGCCACCGATGGCTGGGCCACCGGTATCCGGGCCACCGGTATCCGGGCCACCGGCATGCGGTCCGTCGGCGCCCGGTCCGTCGGCAGTCGGGCCTCCCGTACCCGGCCCCCCGGCACCCTCTCCCTCGTGCGGGCCCGCGTCGAAGGA
Proteins encoded:
- a CDS encoding recombinase family protein; this encodes MIRPGVVTGMDIHAGVYGRQSVGRANKSEVSTVTQRAAGVAEAKRRGAVSVTEYEDLGISAFTGDGRPDFDRLLKDCHDGRINLIIVYYISRLSRMDPLDAIPIVTELLNLGVTIVSLTEGEFRKGNLMDLIHLILRLDAAHSESKNKSDAVRAAKKAALELGGYVGGKPPYGFRMVPVTRMTPEGRPVVIQILEHDPDEVPVIQDMWARIKKHKDMPYQPGGGRRHPGSLTGICAQMTADGVPTKGQRVGKKTKDSVWDPKTAMRILRDPRIAGYAAIPVYKRREDGKLTSAIESYRIERDPETMKPVQAYPPIITPDEWHELQEWLDGRGQGKGLSRGHAVLSAMDLLFCDCGAVMTSHRATTPNKAAYRCRRRKALPGQHEGECTISMQALDLYVARRIFALIQTAEDDPETAVILAEAARRYTAQTEQPEIVGERRSLVTERADAKHALEELYDREEAGDYDDPVGRRRFRERRERLLGRMERAEARLAELEEAATPTLPIHLWLPIGAGDVDPVGEGSWWEAATTQERRDFVKLFVSRVVVTKASGAGRSTPVEKRAKVEFVRPEQTKGDDTEAGESQQGEVFAVAV
- a CDS encoding pirin family protein → MTPQLVSPKSTPWHPHRGFETVTYIIDGIFDHQDSQGGGGTITNGDTQWMTAGSGLLHIEAPPESLVMSGGLFHGIQLWVNLPARDKMMAPRYQDIRGGQVQLLTTPDGGALLRVIAGELDGHEGPGVTHTPITLLHATVAPGAEITLPWREDFNALAYVLGGRGTVGADRRPIQLGQTAVFGAGSSITFRADEQQDSNAPDLEIVLLGGQPIREPMAHYGPFVMNTRDELQQAFEDFQKGRLGTIPAVHGMTSEGL
- a CDS encoding BRO-N domain-containing protein; protein product: MHEQNDTPQEEPTAHRDAIDINDFVFAATGARMRRLTTPDGEHWFVAADVATDLGYANTRQALIWHVAPDCTRRLEEIAQGVYAVDASRKLAAHRLQKSMKTVNLRGLVALVNGCAKPECAPFKTWVSEVIATIQRDGSYTLERAPVQPAPTGGTAYAMPQQVADAIVRLEERNIRADEMLTAFQEERNDLLRQINRSQSIMADALQDIAATLKHPADRPRPTPEPELTPQDLLATWKAKNLVVTEDIHAVAAYLAPALVRGEARYRMEDISTRTGLPHERVNDCLRMLVKRGCVRQTGCTPDGAPVHVLA
- a CDS encoding recombination directionality factor, with amino-acid sequence MHNPAPGFSMAAASPASGDFSGRHQRLGTPRTCSLPGASEPVVGDCDFGRVVDGKLIAQPVWRLLTVPPQTAESVTSVLGAEPRRRLATSPEQFEVVAEKAGLQVRIEDPDRLTAQMKLWDSRGLAHHCNGRVLLSPEADAGHPCGCPSTMAERKARARRGQGPQPVTTLLFRLAGCPDVGSFRFRSSSWRFAEGVQRIRTQLAAMATQRFANSPSKQSSSRPKMAAGSATTSP
- a CDS encoding glycosyltransferase family 39 protein, whose translation is MAVTAVTTACSAAVAVVRRLPLWSVPTGWTLALGLWGLSRQHTVWRDEAATWQVARRSAADIWHMLGQVDVVHGFYYLLMHGLFECFGPGTTTLRLPSVLAMAVAAACVTVIGRRLAGVWAGLGGGLAFGLLPAVQFHLQEGRPYALIAAGAGISTLLLVTVLQRERGGRGAHRAACWAGYGAAVLVCGLLNWLSLLIVPAHAATLAWTGVSRATWARWAAASVVATAGVLPLVLFSRRQSGQVSWIPPLTWHMMIGPAILLTIGGIGALLNRPRAGRLSVAAVALPLLAVPQIGLLGLSLFRPLFLERYVLFSMLGLALLIGAALSAAVGAVRPRFPRASSWLVPVVVAVAVVALLPQSLAKRSPASRVDDVLATAEDVRRLKQPGDAVLFAPSARRDTALVSPEDFAGLRDIALARSPTLSGTLKGVEADPARIRAAMLAERRILLITDAPGVARPLTGGRDEVKAAVLKKYFTVVADERTHGRRLIVYERL
- a CDS encoding AI-2E family transporter, with the protein product MQLLPEAVRRVAAWCAVVLLVAGVGYVGVRLCVEFRTAVTPVLLALLGTALLGPLHRRLVRARVQRSVAAGLTCVAVVGVVGGAVYIVVAALIETGDQIVASLRNAADDLASHLGPAGTSLDDLAANAKDLLTRFGGTAASNVISGVSVVGEAVAMAVLALFLVFFFLRDSHRAVDTIRALSPRGGADTVEAIARRAFEGVEGFMRGTTLIAFIDAVCITVGLLILDVPGAVGLGALVFVGAYIPYLGAFVSGAVAVLVALADRGVVIASWVLGVVLAVQVLEGHVLMPMIQSRTVQMHPAVVMLAITAGASVAGVLGMLLAVPLTAAAFGVVHELRGRYAAVGGGPEAAG